One window of Mesoplasma syrphidae genomic DNA carries:
- the mnmG gene encoding tRNA uridine-5-carboxymethylaminomethyl(34) synthesis enzyme MnmG, whose translation MKNKNYDVLVVGGGHAGVEAALASARMGKKTALINLYEDKIAAMPCNPSIGGPAKGIVVREIDALGGEMAKAADATALQTKLLNSSRGPGVWALRVQSDKIEYSKYMQRKVKEQKNLELVASAVQKLLFNDLKEVYGVGLEDGAELHAKAVILTTGTYLKSEILKGVERFESGPNQERTTTGISQSLKELGLKLLRFKTGTPARVYQDSVDLSHAIKEPGSDAPLAFSFSTTKFTPLAEQQLCYLIHTTTETKKIIEDNLQKSAMYSGTVESIGPRYCPSFEDKIVRFKNKETHQIFIEPESLSDDVWYIQGFSTSMPIEVQEQMLKSLPGFENMRVKSWAYAIEYDCLDPMQLKPSLELKAAKNLFTAGQINGTSGYEEAAGQGLLAGINAVRKINNEPPLILRRDEAYLGVLVDDLINKGVWEPYRLLTSRAEHRLLLRNDNAELRLKEYGYQIGLINEQEWIEYKQYIREMENAVEELKAIRFTPKSELAANLKAKGQANLTHGYSGLEIIKIPTVDINELVPYVKTLQNLKVNQLQSITIEIRFEGYVKKERQQVEKLVKLERKQIPEDIDYNKVENLATEARQKLVRVRPLNIGQASRITGVNPADIQMLLFYLKSAYANAK comes from the coding sequence ATGAAAAATAAAAACTATGATGTTTTAGTTGTTGGTGGTGGACATGCTGGAGTAGAAGCTGCATTAGCTTCTGCACGAATGGGCAAAAAAACAGCTTTAATAAATCTTTATGAAGATAAAATCGCAGCCATGCCTTGTAATCCAAGTATTGGGGGTCCGGCAAAAGGGATTGTTGTTAGAGAAATTGATGCTTTAGGTGGAGAAATGGCAAAAGCAGCTGATGCTACAGCTTTGCAAACAAAACTTTTAAACTCATCAAGAGGGCCCGGAGTTTGAGCACTTCGTGTTCAATCTGACAAAATTGAATATTCAAAATATATGCAACGAAAAGTTAAGGAACAAAAAAATCTTGAGTTAGTTGCTAGCGCAGTTCAAAAACTGCTATTTAATGATTTAAAAGAGGTCTATGGTGTTGGATTAGAAGATGGAGCAGAATTACACGCTAAGGCGGTTATTTTGACTACAGGGACGTATCTAAAATCTGAAATTCTTAAGGGAGTGGAACGATTTGAATCGGGACCAAATCAAGAGCGAACAACTACAGGTATTAGTCAATCCTTAAAAGAATTAGGTTTAAAACTTTTGCGTTTCAAAACTGGAACTCCTGCACGTGTTTATCAAGATTCAGTTGATTTGAGTCATGCAATTAAAGAGCCTGGCTCAGACGCTCCTCTAGCCTTTAGTTTTTCAACAACTAAATTCACTCCATTGGCAGAACAACAACTATGTTACCTGATCCATACTACAACTGAAACTAAAAAGATTATTGAGGATAATTTGCAAAAATCAGCAATGTACTCGGGAACAGTTGAGTCAATTGGACCAAGATATTGTCCAAGCTTTGAGGACAAAATTGTTCGCTTTAAAAATAAGGAAACTCACCAAATTTTTATTGAACCAGAATCGCTAAGCGATGATGTTTGATATATTCAGGGATTTTCAACTTCAATGCCAATTGAAGTCCAAGAGCAAATGTTAAAGTCTTTACCAGGCTTTGAAAATATGCGTGTTAAATCATGAGCATATGCAATTGAATATGATTGTTTGGACCCAATGCAATTAAAACCTAGTTTGGAACTAAAAGCAGCTAAGAACTTATTTACCGCTGGACAAATTAATGGAACAAGTGGCTATGAAGAAGCAGCTGGGCAAGGTTTGTTAGCAGGAATTAACGCAGTTAGAAAAATAAATAATGAACCGCCTTTAATTTTAAGACGTGATGAAGCTTATTTGGGAGTTTTAGTAGACGATTTGATTAACAAGGGAGTTTGAGAACCATATCGTTTGTTGACATCTAGAGCAGAGCATCGTTTATTGTTAAGAAATGATAATGCCGAGCTAAGATTGAAAGAATATGGATATCAAATTGGTTTAATTAATGAGCAAGAATGAATAGAGTATAAACAATATATTAGGGAAATGGAAAATGCTGTTGAAGAATTGAAAGCAATTCGCTTCACTCCCAAATCTGAATTAGCAGCTAATTTAAAAGCTAAAGGGCAGGCAAATTTGACTCATGGTTATAGTGGCTTAGAAATTATTAAAATTCCAACTGTCGATATCAACGAATTAGTACCATATGTTAAAACACTACAAAATTTAAAAGTAAATCAGTTGCAATCAATCACAATCGAAATTCGTTTTGAGGGATACGTAAAAAAAGAGCGTCAACAAGTAGAAAAATTAGTCAAATTAGAACGTAAGCAAATTCCAGAAGATATTGATTATAATAAAGTAGAAAATTTAGCAACAGAGGCTCGCCAAAAACTAGTTAGGGTTCGTCCCTTAAATATTGGTCAGGCATCAAGAATTACTGGAGTTAATCCAGCAGACATTCAAATGCTGTTATTTTACTTAAAATCAGCTTATGCAAATGCAAAATAA
- a CDS encoding isochorismatase family protein, producing MKHALLIVDYQYDFVSPDGSLYVPEAETKLQHITNLIHKFKQEKNLIIASQDWHPADHYSFAQWGNHCEQNKKGSNLMINQADLDHVILKGQNKDIESYSAFYDERNNSNGLDELLKNLGVSELTIVGVATDICVANTVSSAIKSGYKVHLDLEGCAGFSNVLTF from the coding sequence ATGAAACATGCATTACTAATTGTAGACTATCAGTATGATTTTGTTAGTCCAGATGGAAGTTTATATGTTCCTGAAGCAGAAACTAAGTTGCAACACATCACAAATTTAATTCATAAATTTAAACAGGAAAAGAATTTAATAATCGCTTCTCAAGATTGACATCCTGCAGATCATTATTCTTTTGCTCAATGAGGAAACCATTGTGAACAAAATAAAAAGGGTTCAAATTTAATGATTAATCAGGCTGACCTTGATCACGTAATATTAAAAGGTCAAAATAAAGATATTGAAAGTTATAGTGCTTTTTATGATGAAAGGAACAATTCAAACGGCTTAGATGAGCTACTTAAAAACTTAGGCGTAAGCGAATTAACAATTGTAGGTGTAGCTACCGATATTTGTGTTGCCAACACCGTTTCTAGTGCTATAAAATCAGGTTATAAAGTACACTTGGACCTTGAAGGTTGTGCTGGGTTTTCAAATGTTTTAACATTTTAA